A genomic window from Candidatus Thiocaldithrix dubininis includes:
- a CDS encoding YggT family protein: MNALQNVSVFLIETLFSMYISAVILRFLLALVRANFYNPISQFIVKITNPLLVPLRRIIPPVGKIDSAAVVLALGLTAVKALLLIGVRGINADALSIVLYTVFDLISAVIHLYIFILIVQAVMSWFGNNYGNPMVDLFHSLTEPLLRPIRRILPNLGMIDISPMVALLGLYVILIILQSYGLAA; the protein is encoded by the coding sequence ATGAACGCCCTACAGAATGTTAGCGTCTTTTTGATTGAAACCCTGTTTTCTATGTATATCAGTGCGGTGATATTGCGCTTTTTATTAGCACTGGTACGCGCTAATTTTTACAACCCAATATCCCAATTCATTGTAAAAATTACCAATCCTTTACTCGTACCCTTACGCCGCATTATTCCGCCTGTGGGAAAAATTGACTCGGCCGCTGTGGTGTTAGCCTTAGGTTTAACGGCAGTGAAGGCCTTGTTATTAATTGGCGTGCGCGGGATTAATGCCGATGCGCTGAGCATTGTGTTGTATACGGTGTTTGATCTGATTTCCGCTGTGATTCATTTGTATATTTTCATTTTGATTGTGCAAGCGGTGATGAGTTGGTTTGGTAATAACTATGGCAATCCGATGGTGGACTTATTCCATAGTTTAACTGAGCCATTATTGCGCCCGATTCGCCGTATCTTACCTAATTTGGGTATGATTGATATTTCGCCTATGGTTGCCTTATTAGGTTTATACGTGATTCTGATTATTCTGCAATCTTATGGTTTGGCGGCATGA
- a CDS encoding RNA-binding protein, with protein MNIYVGNLPYKISDADLRELFAAYGEVSSVSMVKDKMTGQSKGFGFVEMPEAGEAAAAIQGLNEKAVQGRNIKVNEAKPREDKPRGDRGGFRPREGGNGGAGFRPRNEGGFGGGRDDRGGDRGGFRNDRGGDRGGRDDRGGDRGGFRKREF; from the coding sequence GTGAATATCTACGTTGGTAATCTGCCCTACAAAATTTCTGATGCTGATCTGCGCGAATTGTTCGCGGCTTACGGTGAAGTATCAAGCGTTAGCATGGTAAAAGACAAAATGACAGGGCAATCCAAAGGCTTTGGCTTTGTCGAAATGCCAGAAGCAGGCGAAGCTGCAGCAGCGATTCAGGGGTTAAACGAAAAAGCAGTACAAGGTCGCAACATTAAAGTTAATGAAGCGAAACCTCGTGAAGACAAACCACGCGGTGATCGCGGTGGTTTCCGTCCACGTGAAGGTGGTAACGGCGGCGCTGGCTTCCGTCCACGTAACGAAGGCGGTTTCGGTGGCGGTCGTGATGATCGTGGCGGTGACCGTGGTGGTTTCCGTAATGATCGCGGCGGCGATCGTGGTGGTCGTGATGACCGTGGCGGCGACCGTGGTGGTTTCCGTAAACGCGAATTCTAA
- the yrfG gene encoding GMP/IMP nucleotidase, with translation MPTAKDALLSPINLNWQAVQTVFLDMDGTLLDLHYDNHFWLEHLPQRLAEQRNTSPDAIRDYLLARYTEMEGTLDWYCVDYWQKHLGVDMVALKHETAHKIALRAHVDQFLSFLRAQQKRVVLLTNAHHKSVAVKFGYIALEQYFDRVITSHSLGLPKEHPDFWATLRAHEAFDPQHSLFIDDNLHVLRAAANYGVKYLYAIAQPDSQQPLKDTAEFTALRSYQQLLV, from the coding sequence ATGCCGACCGCGAAAGATGCCTTGTTATCGCCCATTAACCTGAATTGGCAGGCGGTGCAAACCGTATTTTTAGATATGGATGGCACATTATTAGATTTGCATTATGACAACCACTTTTGGCTAGAACATTTGCCGCAGCGTTTGGCAGAACAACGCAATACCTCGCCAGACGCTATACGTGATTATCTATTAGCGCGTTATACCGAAATGGAAGGCACACTGGATTGGTATTGTGTGGATTATTGGCAGAAGCATTTAGGCGTGGATATGGTGGCGCTGAAGCATGAAACCGCACATAAAATTGCCTTACGAGCGCATGTAGATCAGTTCTTAAGCTTTTTACGCGCCCAACAGAAACGGGTGGTGTTATTAACCAATGCCCATCACAAAAGTGTGGCGGTTAAATTTGGCTATATTGCCCTAGAACAGTATTTTGATCGGGTGATTACATCGCATTCATTAGGCTTACCCAAAGAACACCCGGATTTTTGGGCGACCTTACGCGCTCACGAAGCCTTTGATCCGCAACACAGCCTGTTTATTGACGATAACTTACACGTTCTGCGCGCCGCTGCGAATTACGGTGTGAAATATTTATACGCGATTGCCCAACCGGATTCACAGCAACCATTGAAAGATACCGCCGAATTTACCGCGCTTCGCAGTTACCAACAGCTATTGGTTTAA
- a CDS encoding DUF167 family protein — MSQFYRWEGEVLHLFIKVQPKASKNEFAEQQEDRIKVRITAPPVDGKANEGLVKFIAKTFGVAKSSVLIATGETGRNKHLVIDSPTKLPDGIEKIG; from the coding sequence ATGAGCCAATTTTACCGTTGGGAAGGTGAGGTGTTGCATCTATTTATTAAGGTGCAGCCCAAAGCCAGTAAAAATGAGTTTGCGGAGCAGCAAGAAGATCGGATTAAAGTGCGGATTACTGCACCACCTGTGGATGGCAAAGCCAATGAAGGTTTAGTGAAATTTATAGCGAAAACATTTGGGGTGGCTAAGTCTAGTGTGTTGATTGCAACAGGCGAAACGGGCAGAAATAAACACTTAGTGATTGATTCGCCGACTAAATTACCAGACGGGATTGAGAAGATAGGCTGA
- the nudE gene encoding ADP compounds hydrolase NudE, which yields MTKLPTIHQIRTVASSRLFWVQAVDLEFSNGEQRTYERLASRGHGAVLIVPVLNDDTLLLIREYSAGTERYELGFPKGKVEAGEDLMAAANREIMEEVGYGAHELHRLKRVSLSPGYMMHHTDLILARDLYPQRLEGDEPEPLEVVPWKLADAADLLARDDFTEGRSLLALYLAQDWLKTYKG from the coding sequence ATGACAAAATTGCCTACCATACACCAAATTCGCACTGTTGCCAGTAGCCGCTTATTTTGGGTGCAAGCGGTCGACTTAGAATTCAGCAATGGGGAACAGCGCACTTATGAACGTCTCGCCAGCCGTGGACATGGCGCGGTCTTGATTGTGCCCGTCTTAAACGATGACACCTTATTATTAATCCGCGAATACTCTGCCGGAACAGAACGCTACGAACTGGGCTTTCCCAAAGGCAAAGTCGAAGCGGGCGAAGATTTAATGGCAGCGGCCAACCGCGAAATTATGGAAGAAGTCGGCTATGGCGCACACGAACTACACCGTTTAAAACGCGTGAGTTTATCGCCGGGCTATATGATGCATCACACCGATTTGATTCTGGCACGCGATTTATACCCGCAACGCTTAGAGGGTGACGAACCCGAACCGCTGGAAGTTGTCCCGTGGAAATTAGCTGATGCTGCCGATTTATTAGCGCGTGATGATTTCACTGAAGGGCGTAGTTTATTAGCGCTGTATTTGGCACAAGATTGGTTAAAAACGTATAAAGGATAA
- the gshA gene encoding glutamate--cysteine ligase, which translates to MYQLLEQRIQHILAQQISDSLKNARTGLEKESLRVSPDGHLSQSNHPKRLGSALTHPWITTDYAESLLELITPPQARAYQALDFLQTIETFVYQQLDDELLWTASMPCVLAADERDIRIAEYGSSNAGKMKHVYREGLAWRYGKAMQVIAGIHFNYSIDEAFWQPWQALEGDQQPLRQFRDAGYMAMVRNIQRYGWLIIYLFGTSPAVCKSFLGNRASPATMRELNQYTLYEPYGTSLRMGNIGYTNKKEDHSGVKVCYNTLPTYIQGLRTAINTPSAEYEAIGVKVDGHYRQLNANILQIENEYYSTVRPKQPLNRFEKPTDALEERGIAYVELRSIDVNSFHPAGLTKKQLFFLEVFMHFCLLQDSPMVDAAEYQAISNNQLLTAHQGRDPQLQLNCLGKSVNLREKAKELLQAMRPVAELLNTVHQEECYTDCLDSQLALAYNADLTPSAHALEEMQQHHESFFEFAQRKSLEHREYFLTRQLNSKLEQEFKLMASQSLAQQQTLESQPQMPFDAFLQAYFQGNLESKKN; encoded by the coding sequence GTGTATCAATTACTCGAACAACGTATACAACACATACTCGCGCAACAAATCAGTGATTCATTAAAAAATGCGCGCACAGGTTTGGAAAAAGAAAGCTTACGCGTTTCGCCGGATGGACATTTATCTCAAAGCAATCATCCCAAAAGGTTAGGTTCAGCCTTAACGCATCCTTGGATTACCACCGATTATGCAGAATCCTTATTAGAACTGATTACCCCCCCTCAAGCACGGGCTTATCAAGCCTTAGATTTCTTACAGACTATTGAAACCTTTGTTTACCAGCAATTAGACGATGAATTGTTGTGGACCGCCAGTATGCCTTGTGTGTTGGCAGCGGATGAACGCGATATTCGTATTGCGGAATATGGCAGCTCGAACGCGGGTAAAATGAAGCATGTGTATCGTGAAGGCTTAGCGTGGCGCTACGGTAAAGCAATGCAAGTGATTGCGGGAATTCATTTTAATTATTCGATTGATGAAGCCTTTTGGCAACCGTGGCAAGCATTAGAAGGCGATCAACAACCGTTACGTCAGTTCCGCGATGCCGGTTATATGGCAATGGTGCGGAATATTCAGCGTTATGGTTGGTTGATTATTTATTTATTTGGTACATCGCCCGCTGTTTGTAAGAGTTTCTTGGGCAATCGTGCCAGCCCCGCCACCATGCGCGAATTAAATCAATACACCTTATATGAGCCTTATGGTACATCATTGCGGATGGGCAATATTGGCTATACCAATAAGAAGGAAGATCACAGCGGGGTTAAAGTTTGTTATAACACCTTGCCGACCTATATTCAGGGGTTACGCACCGCCATCAATACGCCTAGTGCAGAATATGAGGCAATTGGTGTTAAAGTAGACGGGCATTATCGGCAATTAAACGCCAATATTTTGCAAATCGAAAATGAATATTACAGCACGGTTCGTCCCAAACAGCCGTTAAATCGTTTTGAAAAGCCAACCGATGCCTTAGAAGAACGCGGCATTGCGTATGTGGAACTGCGCTCCATTGATGTCAATTCATTTCATCCCGCTGGCTTAACTAAAAAACAATTGTTCTTTTTAGAAGTGTTCATGCATTTTTGCTTATTGCAAGATAGCCCAATGGTCGATGCGGCAGAATATCAAGCGATTAGTAACAATCAACTATTAACCGCACATCAAGGACGCGACCCACAGTTACAACTGAACTGCTTGGGTAAAAGCGTTAATCTGCGAGAAAAGGCTAAAGAACTGTTACAAGCCATGCGTCCGGTTGCTGAATTACTCAACACAGTTCATCAAGAAGAGTGCTACACCGATTGCTTAGATAGTCAATTAGCCCTAGCTTATAACGCTGATTTAACCCCATCCGCCCATGCTTTAGAAGAAATGCAGCAACATCATGAGAGCTTTTTTGAGTTTGCACAGCGTAAATCCCTTGAACATCGTGAGTATTTTCTAACACGACAATTAAATTCTAAGCTAGAACAAGAGTTTAAGTTAATGGCAAGCCAATCCTTGGCGCAACAACAAACCTTAGAAAGTCAACCACAAATGCCGTTTGATGCGTTTTTACAGGCTTATTTTCAGGGAAACTTAGAATCTAAAAAAAATTAA
- the cysQ gene encoding 3'(2'),5'-bisphosphate nucleotidase CysQ, producing the protein MDLAAFMPLAVRIAQHAGERIMAIYNSPDFNVENKGDNSPLTAADLASHHYIVDSLTQLTPDIPILSEESAKLPYSERAQWTTYWLVDPLDGTREFIKKNGEFSVLIALIHNQQAVLGVVHAPALNETWYASRGQGAFKQTGHDTQAIKVSATHKPLRVVGSKSHRDPTMPEFLARIGEHDYQVLGSILKACWVAEGKCDLYPRLGPTSEWDTAAAQIIVEEAGGHFLQTDMQPMRYNTKDSLLNPYFFVFGRDFKDWSQYLL; encoded by the coding sequence ATGGACTTAGCCGCATTCATGCCATTGGCTGTTCGCATTGCACAACACGCGGGCGAACGCATTATGGCAATTTATAATAGCCCTGATTTTAATGTTGAAAATAAAGGCGATAACTCGCCATTAACGGCGGCAGATTTAGCCTCACACCATTATATTGTTGATAGCTTAACGCAATTAACCCCTGATATTCCGATTCTATCCGAAGAATCCGCCAAACTGCCGTATAGCGAACGCGCTCAATGGACAACTTATTGGTTGGTTGACCCATTAGACGGCACACGCGAATTCATTAAGAAAAATGGCGAATTTAGCGTATTGATTGCACTGATTCACAACCAGCAGGCCGTCTTAGGCGTAGTACACGCGCCCGCCTTAAATGAAACATGGTATGCCAGTCGCGGTCAGGGTGCATTTAAACAAACAGGCCATGACACGCAAGCCATCAAGGTCAGTGCTACGCATAAGCCGTTACGCGTAGTAGGCAGTAAATCGCATCGTGACCCGACTATGCCGGAGTTTTTAGCCCGGATTGGTGAGCACGATTACCAAGTGTTAGGCAGCATTTTAAAAGCTTGTTGGGTGGCAGAAGGCAAATGCGATTTATACCCCAGACTCGGCCCCACTTCCGAATGGGACACGGCTGCCGCACAAATTATTGTGGAAGAAGCCGGTGGGCATTTTCTGCAAACTGACATGCAACCGATGCGCTATAACACCAAAGACAGCTTACTAAACCCTTACTTCTTTGTATTTGGGCGTGATTTTAAAGATTGGTCGCAGTATTTGTTATAA
- the proC gene encoding pyrroline-5-carboxylate reductase, with the protein MNTPQIAQKPTTITFIGAGNMARSLIIGLLQDKANVLLRVADPDPQQLDAIRQHWPDVQATQDNAEALQGADVVVLAVKPQVMREVLEPLADLAQRTRPLVISIAAGIREAALNQWLGGNLPIVRCMPNTPALVQTGATGLVANAQVSQAQRNLAESILRAVGITVWFAEEASIDSVTAVSGSGPAYFFLVMEAMQAAAQNLGMSAEDAQLLVVQTALGAARLALESGEPAAELRRKVTSKGGTTEAALKVLNDGGLPALFEQALQAAAKRSRELAAANQ; encoded by the coding sequence TTATTACAAGACAAAGCGAATGTGCTGTTACGAGTGGCTGATCCCGATCCGCAGCAATTAGACGCGATTCGTCAGCATTGGCCGGATGTGCAGGCTACGCAAGATAATGCGGAAGCTTTGCAAGGGGCGGACGTAGTGGTACTGGCAGTTAAGCCGCAGGTGATGCGTGAAGTACTCGAACCCTTAGCCGATTTAGCCCAGCGTACTCGACCGTTGGTCATTTCCATTGCAGCGGGTATTCGTGAAGCCGCATTAAATCAATGGTTAGGCGGTAATCTACCAATAGTACGTTGTATGCCCAATACGCCAGCCTTAGTGCAAACGGGTGCAACTGGATTAGTGGCAAATGCCCAAGTCAGCCAAGCGCAACGTAATTTAGCCGAAAGCATTCTACGCGCAGTGGGTATTACGGTTTGGTTTGCAGAAGAAGCCAGTATTGATTCAGTTACGGCAGTATCAGGCAGCGGTCCCGCCTATTTCTTCTTAGTGATGGAAGCCATGCAAGCCGCAGCGCAAAATTTGGGTATGAGTGCTGAAGATGCGCAGTTATTAGTAGTGCAAACCGCCTTAGGTGCAGCACGCTTAGCCTTAGAGAGTGGCGAACCGGCGGCAGAATTACGGCGTAAAGTAACCTCGAAAGGTGGTACAACAGAAGCGGCGTTAAAGGTCTTGAATGACGGCGGTTTACCCGCATTATTCGAGCAAGCTTTACAAGCGGCGGCAAAGCGTTCGCGCGAATTAGCCGCTGCGAACCAATAA